A stretch of the Erpetoichthys calabaricus chromosome 3, fErpCal1.3, whole genome shotgun sequence genome encodes the following:
- the LOC127526994 gene encoding cytosolic phospholipase A2 zeta-like — MGENVGQQVRFSSHLSDGELCAVDARKMQAAQALGQILGRSVSKSEVPTVAVLGSGGGLRAMISFLGSMSGFLEAGLLDCVTYLCGVSGSTWTISSLYENVEWSSDFAATISQICSNLEDANFDFDDIIDVLKREDHLLKRLEAAAYKEDYSATDLWGTVVSRVLGKEHNQKLSKQQEAVKNGHNPYPVYAAINKEYFDCDKKNKHPEIWFEFTPYECGFPSYGAFVETKMFGSKFEGSEMKEYHPEPSMYLLQGLWGSAMADMKTLEKYVIVLRNCPLRATDSAPFRPMAKKA, encoded by the exons ATGGGTGAAAATGTCGG CCAACAGGTGCGCTTCTCAAGTCACCTTTCTGATGGAGAACTCTGTGCAGTAGACGCCCGAAAGATGCAGGCCGCTCAAGCCCTGGGACAAATACTGGGAAGAAGTGTCTCCAAAAGTGAG GTGCCCACTGTTGCTGTCCTGGGCTCTGGAGGGGGTCTCCGTGCCATGATTAGCTTTCTGGGCTCGATGTCAGGATTCCTCGAGGCGGGATTGCTGGACTGTGTGACGTACCTCTGCGGAGTGTCAGGATCCACCTG GACAATCAGTTCATTGTACGAAAATGTGGAATGGTCCAGTGACTTTGCTGCCACAATTAGTCAAATCTGCAGTAACCTTGAGGATGCGAATTTTGATTTTGATGATATCATCGATGTCCTCAAGAGAGAAGATCATCTCCTGAAAAGACTGGAGGCAGCTGCTTACAAGGAAGACTACTCAGCCACAGACCTCTGGGGAACGGTGGTTAGCAGAGTTCTTGGAAAG GAACACAATCAAAAACTTTCAAAGCAGCAAGAAGCCGTCAAGAATGGGCACAATCCTTACCCGGTGTATGCCGCTATCAATAAGGAGTACTTTGACTGTGACAAGAAGAATAAACACCCAG AGATCTGGTTTGAATTTACACCGTATGAATGCGGGTTTCCAAGTTATGGAGCATTTGTTGAAACCAAGATGTTTGGGAGTAAATTTGAGGGGTCGGAAATGAAGGAGTATCATCCTGAACCAAGCATGTATTTGCTGCAAG gttTGTGGGGCAGTGCAATGGCAGACATGAAAACCTTAGAGAAATATGTCATCG TACTGAGAAACtgcccactgagggcaactgactctgcccctttccGTCCTATGGCCAAAAAAGCATGA